From Candidatus Neomarinimicrobiota bacterium, the proteins below share one genomic window:
- a CDS encoding IS256 family transposase, which yields MSLEKSTMIEDVMKLLIEYGPEKFRESLELLYNQAMQIERSEVLRAHPYERTEARRGHANGFKPKRFNSSVGTLELQIPQVRGDVSFYPGSLERGTRSEKALKCALAEMYIQGVSTRKVREITEALCGLSVSSSQVSRVTRELDESLSAFRDRELDDPYPYVYLDARYEKTRYNGRVIDSAVLIAIGVNKRTGLREVLGISTELSEAEVHWRHFLEHLQKRGLKGVDLFISDDHSGLKAARLAVYSHIPWQRCQFHFQQNAQAYAPAKNMRKELADAVKAIFNTDSKEEACTKTETVCKTYADKAPAFCDWLQDHIDEALTVYDFPKSHRRRIRTSNGLERLNQEIKRRTRVARLFPNQESCLRLITAILVEQHETWISGRIYLNFDIDECEAKNNAMPFYRKNVA from the coding sequence ATGAGCCTGGAAAAAAGTACGATGATTGAAGATGTAATGAAACTCTTAATTGAATACGGACCGGAAAAATTTCGGGAAAGCCTGGAGCTGCTTTATAATCAGGCAATGCAGATAGAACGAAGTGAGGTTCTCCGTGCCCATCCTTATGAGCGGACAGAAGCACGGCGGGGACACGCCAACGGATTTAAGCCCAAACGCTTCAACAGCAGTGTTGGAACGCTGGAATTACAGATTCCCCAGGTCCGGGGCGATGTGAGTTTTTATCCCGGGAGTCTTGAGCGGGGCACCCGGAGTGAGAAGGCATTGAAGTGTGCCCTGGCGGAAATGTATATCCAGGGGGTGTCCACCCGGAAAGTCCGGGAGATTACCGAAGCCTTGTGCGGCCTCAGTGTGAGTTCAAGTCAGGTAAGCCGTGTGACCCGGGAATTAGATGAATCGCTGAGCGCCTTCAGAGACCGTGAGTTGGACGATCCGTATCCGTATGTCTATCTGGATGCCCGGTATGAGAAAACGCGTTACAACGGCCGTGTGATCGATAGTGCGGTTTTGATTGCCATTGGGGTCAATAAGCGAACAGGCCTGCGTGAAGTGTTGGGCATCAGCACGGAACTGTCTGAAGCGGAAGTACACTGGCGCCATTTTCTGGAGCACTTACAAAAACGTGGATTAAAGGGTGTGGATCTGTTTATCAGCGATGATCATTCGGGTTTAAAAGCAGCCCGTTTGGCGGTTTACTCCCATATCCCGTGGCAGCGGTGTCAATTTCACTTTCAGCAAAATGCCCAGGCTTACGCCCCGGCCAAAAACATGAGAAAAGAGCTGGCAGACGCGGTAAAAGCTATTTTTAATACAGACAGCAAAGAAGAGGCCTGTACTAAAACAGAGACCGTCTGTAAAACCTATGCAGACAAAGCACCGGCGTTCTGTGACTGGCTTCAGGATCACATCGACGAAGCCCTGACAGTGTATGACTTCCCCAAATCTCATCGCAGAAGAATCAGGACCAGCAACGGGTTGGAACGCCTCAATCAGGAGATTAAACGGCGAACTCGTGTCGCACGCCTTTTTCCCAATCAGGAATCGTGTCTGAGACTGATTACCGCCATACTTGTTGAACAACATGAAACGTGGATCTCAGGACGAATATACTTAAACTTTGATATAGATGAATGCGAGGCGAAAAACAATGCTATGCCTTTTTACAGAAAAAACGTTGCTTAA
- the lat gene encoding L-lysine 6-transaminase, protein MVQAKDVRKVLARHMLADGMEPVIDLEKSQGSWMVDKRNGDRYLDFFSMFASMAVGFNHPKLVAKQEELGRLAIHKPTNSDVYSEELADFLEIFSRIGIPKELPHAFFIEGGGLAVENALKTAFDWKVRKNFEKGYKEPKGYKVIHFQQCFHGRTGYTLSMTNTHDPRKTQYFPKFDWPRVLNPKMIFPLNNENLQKVKKAESDSLKQINQAIEKYPDEIAALILEPVQGEGGDNHFRPEFIRELRKICDDHEILLIFDEVQTGVGLTGKFWAYEHYGVKPDIISFGKKSQVCGILAGTRIDEVKNNVFAESSRINSTWGGNLVDMVRFGYILRIIEEENLVENARIQGAFLLGELEKIVGDFPGLVSNARGKGLMCAFDLKDEKTRNAFLGELEKEKVLMLGCGEKSVRFRPHLNVSQDEILHGIEKIRLSLKKLT, encoded by the coding sequence ATGGTTCAGGCAAAAGATGTACGGAAGGTATTGGCTCGCCATATGCTGGCTGACGGTATGGAACCGGTGATCGATCTGGAAAAATCCCAGGGTTCCTGGATGGTGGATAAACGAAACGGCGATCGTTACCTGGATTTCTTTTCCATGTTTGCCTCCATGGCTGTGGGATTTAATCATCCTAAACTCGTGGCTAAGCAAGAAGAATTGGGCAGACTGGCGATTCACAAACCGACGAATTCTGATGTCTACTCAGAAGAATTGGCGGATTTTCTGGAAATTTTCAGCCGGATTGGCATTCCCAAAGAACTCCCCCATGCTTTCTTTATTGAAGGTGGCGGCTTGGCAGTGGAGAATGCCTTAAAAACTGCGTTTGACTGGAAGGTCCGGAAAAATTTTGAAAAAGGATACAAGGAACCCAAAGGGTACAAGGTGATCCATTTTCAACAGTGTTTTCACGGACGGACCGGATACACCCTGTCCATGACCAATACACACGATCCCCGGAAAACCCAGTATTTTCCAAAATTCGACTGGCCCCGGGTTTTAAACCCCAAAATGATTTTCCCCTTGAATAATGAAAACCTGCAAAAGGTAAAAAAAGCAGAATCTGATTCACTGAAACAAATAAACCAGGCCATTGAGAAGTATCCCGATGAAATTGCCGCTCTGATTCTGGAACCCGTTCAGGGAGAAGGCGGCGATAATCACTTCCGGCCGGAATTTATCCGTGAACTCCGCAAAATTTGCGACGATCATGAAATCCTCCTGATTTTTGATGAAGTCCAGACCGGTGTGGGACTCACGGGAAAGTTCTGGGCCTATGAACACTACGGTGTAAAACCGGATATTATCAGTTTTGGAAAGAAAAGCCAGGTGTGTGGGATTCTGGCCGGTACGCGAATCGATGAGGTGAAAAATAATGTCTTTGCCGAATCCAGCCGGATCAATTCAACCTGGGGCGGTAATCTGGTGGATATGGTCCGTTTCGGTTATATCCTCCGGATCATTGAAGAGGAAAACCTGGTGGAAAATGCACGGATTCAGGGTGCTTTTTTACTGGGTGAACTGGAGAAGATTGTTGGAGATTTTCCGGGACTCGTATCCAATGCCCGGGGAAAAGGACTCATGTGTGCTTTCGACCTGAAAGATGAGAAAACACGAAATGCGTTTCTGGGTGAACTGGAAAAGGA
- a CDS encoding aldehyde dehydrogenase family protein: protein MEFLKQLGVKDKNFGCSTGQEWLKRTDEGLLDIVSPADGKHIASVYQCSEEDYEKTIVKASEAFKIWRKTPAPQRGEIVRQIGLRLREYKDPLGRLVSYEMGKSLQEGWGEVQEMIDICDFAVGQSRQLYGFTMQSERPNHRMYDQYHPLGIVGIVTAFNFPVAVWAWNAMIAAVCGDVNVWKPSSKVPLTAVAIQNIVAEVLKENDLPEGIFNLVIGRGRTVGERMLNDKRVSLVSITGSTAVGRHANEVIARRFGKIICELGGNNAIIITPDADLKMAIPAIVFGAVGTAGQRCTTTRRLIIHESVFDKVKESLVKAYKSLKIGTPLDTDNHVGPLIDKGAVKMFTDAIEEVKKEGGTLVYGGDVLEGPGYESGCYVVPAIMEVENSYPIVQEETFAPILYLIKYSGDVQEAIDIQNDVVQGLSSAIFTNNLREAETFLSAWGSDCGIANVNIGTSGAEIGGAFGGEKETGGGRESGSDAWKLYMRRQTNTINYGTELPLAQGIKFEI, encoded by the coding sequence ATGGAATTTCTAAAGCAACTGGGAGTCAAAGACAAAAATTTCGGCTGTTCAACCGGACAGGAATGGCTGAAACGAACAGATGAGGGACTGCTGGATATCGTGTCCCCCGCCGACGGCAAACATATTGCCAGTGTGTATCAGTGTTCGGAAGAGGATTATGAAAAAACAATTGTAAAAGCGTCGGAAGCATTTAAAATCTGGCGAAAAACTCCGGCACCCCAACGGGGTGAGATTGTCCGGCAGATCGGGCTGAGGCTCCGGGAGTACAAAGATCCCCTGGGACGCCTGGTGTCCTATGAAATGGGAAAATCTCTCCAGGAAGGCTGGGGGGAGGTCCAGGAGATGATTGACATTTGTGATTTTGCCGTAGGACAATCCCGGCAATTGTATGGATTTACCATGCAGTCCGAACGGCCCAATCACCGGATGTATGACCAATACCATCCCCTGGGCATTGTGGGTATTGTCACGGCTTTCAATTTTCCGGTCGCTGTGTGGGCCTGGAATGCCATGATTGCCGCTGTCTGCGGTGATGTGAATGTGTGGAAACCATCCTCCAAAGTCCCTTTGACCGCTGTAGCCATTCAGAATATTGTAGCTGAGGTTTTGAAAGAAAATGACCTGCCGGAAGGGATTTTCAATCTGGTGATCGGTCGTGGCCGGACTGTAGGTGAACGGATGCTCAACGATAAACGGGTCTCCCTGGTTTCAATCACCGGCTCAACGGCTGTAGGTCGCCATGCCAATGAAGTGATCGCCCGGCGTTTTGGTAAAATCATTTGTGAACTGGGTGGTAATAATGCCATCATTATCACACCCGATGCAGATTTGAAAATGGCGATTCCGGCCATTGTTTTTGGAGCCGTTGGGACCGCCGGGCAGCGTTGTACTACAACCCGCCGCCTCATAATTCATGAATCGGTCTTCGATAAAGTGAAAGAATCACTGGTGAAAGCCTACAAATCCTTGAAAATCGGAACTCCTCTGGATACAGATAATCATGTGGGACCCCTGATTGACAAGGGAGCAGTGAAAATGTTCACCGATGCCATTGAAGAAGTGAAAAAAGAGGGCGGTACCCTGGTCTACGGAGGGGATGTTCTGGAAGGACCCGGATATGAATCGGGCTGCTATGTGGTCCCTGCAATCATGGAGGTCGAAAATTCCTATCCCATCGTCCAGGAAGAGACCTTTGCACCCATTCTGTACCTGATTAAGTATTCCGGTGATGTTCAGGAAGCTATTGATATTCAGAATGATGTGGTACAGGGACTCTCATCTGCTATTTTCACCAACAATCTGCGGGAAGCAGAGACTTTTCTCAGTGCCTGGGGGTCGGATTGCGGTATTGCCAATGTGAATATCGGCACCTCCGGGGCTGAAATCGGCGGAGCATTTGGTGGCGAAAAAGAAACAGGCGGTGGCCGGGAATCAGGTTCTGACGCCTGGAAACTCTATATGCGCAGACAGACGAATACCATTAACTATGGGACTGAATTACCCCTGGCACAGGGAATCAAATTTGAAATTTAA